Proteins encoded within one genomic window of Halobacteroides halobius DSM 5150:
- a CDS encoding ABC transporter substrate-binding protein: MKKKFFQVVMLMLVVTLLVPSTAEAGFFDLFFGGENKKATGTIELKFWNGFTAADGDGMQKMVNNFNKLHKGEIKVTMQTMNWGTYYQKVVTALSSGNAPDIGVMHIDRLPEFSSKGVLTPLDSIVQDLGWDSDEFAKRVWQAGKYKGTRYGIPLDMHPLTMYINVDMFKKAGLNPNKPPQTREEFMKVVKKLTKDTNGDGKIDQYGTAIPPLWPGQQFIVPTLIHQFGGSITNEEVTKVTFDSPEAIKAVKFAKSLIYKHKVSPANIQQDGEVTLFKQGRLGIHFNGIWMIRAFQKQKGLNFMSYPVPNLGGKMAVMSNSHNFVIFNKDEMTKKRKEAAAEFIKYISKRSAKWAKFGQIPARNSVRKSDKFQQLKHQSSIAKEVPYVVFPPAHPVTSKIMGPLYDAINLALLDKEPVKEVLNKAAKRAQKALDQYYKRH, encoded by the coding sequence ATGAAAAAGAAATTTTTCCAAGTAGTAATGTTAATGTTGGTAGTCACTTTATTAGTTCCTAGTACAGCAGAGGCAGGTTTCTTTGATTTATTCTTTGGTGGTGAAAATAAAAAAGCAACAGGTACAATAGAGTTAAAATTCTGGAATGGATTCACAGCAGCTGATGGTGATGGTATGCAGAAGATGGTGAATAATTTTAATAAGCTTCACAAGGGCGAAATTAAAGTAACAATGCAAACAATGAATTGGGGAACATATTACCAAAAAGTTGTGACTGCATTAAGTAGTGGTAATGCACCTGATATTGGAGTAATGCATATAGATCGATTACCTGAATTCTCTTCTAAAGGTGTCTTGACGCCTTTAGATAGTATAGTTCAAGACTTAGGCTGGGATTCAGATGAGTTTGCTAAACGAGTCTGGCAAGCAGGAAAATATAAAGGAACCAGATATGGTATTCCTTTAGATATGCATCCTTTAACAATGTACATTAACGTAGATATGTTCAAGAAAGCAGGTTTAAATCCAAATAAGCCCCCTCAAACTAGAGAAGAGTTTATGAAAGTGGTTAAAAAACTAACTAAAGATACTAATGGAGACGGAAAAATAGATCAATATGGAACTGCAATTCCTCCGTTATGGCCAGGGCAACAATTTATTGTTCCTACTTTAATTCATCAATTTGGTGGTTCTATCACTAATGAAGAAGTTACAAAAGTAACTTTCGATAGTCCAGAAGCAATTAAAGCTGTAAAATTTGCTAAAAGTTTGATTTATAAACACAAGGTATCTCCAGCAAACATTCAGCAAGATGGCGAAGTGACCTTATTTAAACAAGGCAGATTAGGTATTCACTTTAACGGAATTTGGATGATAAGAGCTTTCCAAAAACAAAAAGGATTAAACTTTATGTCTTATCCAGTACCTAACTTAGGAGGAAAAATGGCAGTAATGAGTAACTCTCATAACTTTGTTATCTTTAATAAAGATGAAATGACTAAAAAAAGAAAAGAAGCTGCAGCTGAATTTATCAAGTATATCTCTAAAAGAAGTGCTAAATGGGCCAAATTTGGGCAAATACCAGCACGCAACTCTGTAAGAAAAAGTGATAAGTTCCAACAACTTAAGCACCAGTCTTCAATTGCTAAAGAAGTTCCATATGTTGTTTTCCCACCTGCACATCCAGTAACTAGTAAGATTATGGGACCCCTTTATGATGCAATCAATTTAGCGTTATTGGATAAAGAACCTGTTAAAGAAGTATTGAATAAAGCGGCTAAAAGAGCTCAAAAAGCTTTAGATCAATACTATAAGAGACATTAA
- a CDS encoding carbohydrate ABC transporter permease: MFKNKFQKIIPYLFITPHLFIFSIFLAFPALFGLYISLHRWNLLSAQHPFVGFKNYTRLFNPESFQYQYFWNALGNTFQFVIFSVPILVIIGLILAILVNRNIRGTGILRSIFYTPVILSVTSVTLIWMWMLDTQSGLINYILNLFGVEPIAWLSTTEWAWVSLVVTTVWWTAGHNMLLLLAGLQDIPQHYYEAAEIDGANIWDKFWHITLPCLKPTILFVTVTSTIASFKVFGQPHMMTQGGPGRETEVAIMYIKRVAFANYRIGSAAAMALIVSLFVIVIGVIQFKLLSKDVEY; encoded by the coding sequence ATGTTTAAAAATAAATTTCAAAAAATAATCCCATATTTATTTATTACTCCTCATTTATTTATATTTTCAATATTTTTAGCTTTTCCTGCTCTTTTTGGTCTATATATTAGTTTGCATCGTTGGAATCTTTTGAGTGCTCAACACCCCTTTGTTGGATTTAAAAACTATACAAGGTTGTTTAATCCTGAATCCTTTCAGTATCAGTATTTTTGGAATGCTTTAGGTAATACATTTCAATTTGTAATCTTTAGTGTACCTATACTAGTTATAATCGGATTAATCTTAGCAATATTAGTAAATAGAAATATTCGGGGAACAGGGATCTTGCGTAGTATTTTTTATACTCCTGTTATTTTATCTGTAACAAGTGTTACTTTAATTTGGATGTGGATGTTAGATACTCAAAGTGGATTGATTAATTATATTTTAAATTTATTTGGTGTTGAACCTATAGCTTGGTTATCTACAACAGAGTGGGCTTGGGTTTCATTAGTTGTAACTACAGTTTGGTGGACGGCTGGACATAATATGTTACTCTTATTAGCTGGACTACAAGATATTCCTCAGCATTATTACGAAGCAGCAGAAATTGATGGAGCTAATATTTGGGATAAGTTTTGGCATATAACTTTACCTTGTCTAAAGCCAACCATTCTTTTTGTTACTGTGACATCAACTATTGCTTCATTTAAGGTTTTTGGGCAACCTCATATGATGACTCAAGGAGGGCCAGGACGAGAAACTGAAGTTGCAATTATGTATATAAAACGAGTAGCATTTGCTAATTATAGGATTGGTAGTGCAGCTGCTATGGCTTTAATTGTATCTTTATTTGTTATTGTAATTGGTGTTATTCAATTTAAATTACTGTCTAAAGATGTAGAGTACTAA
- a CDS encoding carbohydrate ABC transporter permease, translated as MKNINWRKFLVSSITILFAVIWLVPLVWMLSTSLKPESQVVSWPINLIPENFSLKNYSQLLLGKDVPVFRWFFNSTVVATMTTIIVLFIDALAAYAYARMKFKGRDTIFWILMATMMIPPTTNLIPNYIMMDKFGWINTYNAMIFPRTASVFGVFLLRQFFIGLPKDLEDAARIDGCNQFQTFYKIILPLTKPALIVLGIFTFRGSWNSFLWPLIVTNSEKIRPLTPALSLLQDNYATQYGKLMAGAFISAIPVIIIFFFVQRYFVQGISLTGMKG; from the coding sequence GTGAAGAATATAAATTGGAGAAAATTTTTAGTATCATCAATCACAATCTTATTTGCTGTTATATGGTTAGTTCCATTAGTTTGGATGCTTTCTACTTCTCTTAAACCAGAATCACAAGTTGTTAGTTGGCCTATTAATCTTATTCCTGAGAACTTTTCACTAAAAAATTACTCACAACTGTTATTAGGAAAAGATGTTCCAGTGTTTCGTTGGTTCTTTAATAGTACAGTTGTTGCTACTATGACCACAATAATAGTATTATTTATTGATGCTTTAGCAGCGTATGCTTATGCTCGTATGAAATTTAAGGGGCGCGATACGATCTTTTGGATACTAATGGCTACAATGATGATTCCACCTACAACTAATTTAATCCCAAATTATATTATGATGGATAAGTTTGGATGGATAAATACTTATAATGCTATGATATTTCCTAGAACTGCTTCAGTATTTGGAGTATTTTTATTAAGGCAATTTTTTATTGGCTTACCTAAAGATCTAGAAGATGCCGCTCGAATAGATGGTTGTAATCAATTCCAAACTTTTTATAAAATCATTTTACCATTAACTAAACCGGCCTTAATAGTCTTAGGGATTTTTACATTTAGAGGCTCCTGGAATTCATTTCTATGGCCCTTAATAGTTACTAATTCAGAAAAAATTAGACCTTTAACTCCTGCTTTATCATTATTACAAGATAATTATGCTACACAATATGGTAAATTAATGGCTGGTGCCTTTATTTCTGCTATTCCTGTAATAATTATTTTCTTCTTTGTTCAGCGATATTTTGTACAGGGAATTTCTTTAACAGGAATGAAAGGGTAA
- a CDS encoding glycoside hydrolase family 2 protein: MGNIIKNLNGIWKFKIDPIEKGEKEEWYLNNLEGREVKVPAVWQSYNQKLTSYTGSAWYSKKIKINSNKQDKRFFIEFNAVDYITDVWFNGQYLGKHEGGYTPFKFEITDYINYEEDNLLVVKVFDPQDNGEIPRGKQGSWYTRVSGIWQDVRLIGYEESFIEQVLITPNIDQSEASLIVDLVDIENLTQPKLEITVFSPKGNEKKTQIKEFNYQTNQEYKIKIDNPLLWSPKNPWIYDVKVTLKDGDKVVDNYKSYFGMRKVEQKNGKIYLNDEPLYIRGALDQAFWPKTIYRAETEDMIKDEIMKAKNMGFNLLRKHIKTEDPRYLYWADHLGILIWGEAPNYARWTPQAKKRFKDEYTKMVTRDYNHPSIIIWSIYNEEWGLEWNLNDDPKKQEWVIEFYNYAKKLDNTRLICDNSGWAHVKTDISDLHRYFAAPDNYQEWQDDLDDYVIGDPDDNFVDGYKYNNEPLVISEFGMWGLPEIDQIKDYYNGLPTWYDGSAKLFSEDFKVPATAKKNFNKYGLDKIFTDINELARLTQKREFRGIKYIIEEIRKRAEIAGYVVTELTDIEWETNGFLDYFRNPKQEYKNIVDYNGKISAMLDIKKRNLWTAEKFVAEVKLVNNTCNPIEGTLVWKVEETDISGELKVNLNKYSVTELNNQISFVVPEIEGSQALRLKYSLQVGEKIIAKNQEELTFTNKDATQVNDKVISTVNLNQDLTQNLRDNGYQIKENFTSLCITSKLTPAVINYLRQGGKVIFLAEEGAKIKEKGMINFKRLEDGESWDKAASFNYINPDYFNELPLNKISGWELANLFPSYTINNLTDIKYDVVLAGSFKGWIGQFGASLLKRSVGKGNLIVTTLKLAKEYNNQPIGTLLFNELTEII, translated from the coding sequence ATGGGCAACATAATTAAAAATTTAAATGGAATTTGGAAATTCAAGATAGATCCAATAGAAAAAGGGGAAAAAGAAGAGTGGTATTTAAATAATTTAGAAGGAAGAGAAGTTAAAGTGCCTGCAGTATGGCAAAGTTACAATCAAAAATTAACATCGTACACTGGATCAGCTTGGTATAGTAAAAAAATAAAAATTAATTCTAATAAGCAAGATAAGCGATTTTTTATTGAGTTTAATGCAGTAGATTATATTACTGATGTTTGGTTTAATGGTCAATATTTAGGTAAACATGAAGGGGGATATACTCCTTTTAAATTTGAGATAACTGATTATATCAATTATGAAGAAGATAATTTATTAGTAGTTAAAGTCTTTGATCCTCAAGATAATGGTGAAATCCCACGGGGAAAACAAGGGAGTTGGTACACTAGGGTTAGTGGTATCTGGCAAGATGTAAGGCTTATAGGGTATGAAGAAAGTTTTATAGAACAAGTTTTAATAACTCCTAATATTGATCAAAGTGAAGCTTCTTTAATAGTAGATCTTGTAGATATAGAAAATCTAACACAACCTAAACTAGAAATAACTGTTTTTTCTCCTAAAGGTAATGAAAAGAAAACACAAATAAAAGAATTTAATTATCAAACTAATCAAGAATATAAAATAAAAATAGATAACCCATTATTATGGAGTCCTAAAAACCCATGGATTTATGATGTGAAAGTTACCTTAAAAGATGGAGATAAAGTAGTAGATAATTACAAAAGTTATTTTGGAATGAGAAAAGTTGAACAAAAGAATGGTAAAATTTATTTAAATGATGAACCATTATACATTAGAGGTGCTTTAGATCAAGCCTTTTGGCCTAAAACAATCTATAGAGCAGAAACTGAAGATATGATTAAAGATGAAATTATGAAGGCAAAAAATATGGGCTTTAACTTATTAAGAAAGCACATTAAGACTGAAGACCCTAGGTATTTATATTGGGCTGATCATTTAGGAATATTAATTTGGGGTGAAGCTCCTAATTATGCTAGATGGACACCACAAGCAAAAAAGAGATTCAAAGATGAATATACAAAGATGGTAACAAGAGATTATAATCATCCATCTATTATTATTTGGAGTATCTATAATGAAGAATGGGGCTTAGAATGGAATTTAAATGATGATCCTAAAAAACAAGAGTGGGTTATAGAATTTTATAATTATGCTAAAAAGTTAGATAATACCCGATTGATTTGTGATAATTCAGGATGGGCTCATGTTAAGACTGATATTAGTGATTTACATCGTTATTTTGCTGCACCAGATAATTATCAGGAGTGGCAAGATGATTTAGATGATTATGTAATTGGTGATCCAGATGATAACTTTGTTGATGGCTATAAATATAACAATGAACCCTTGGTTATTTCTGAGTTTGGTATGTGGGGTCTACCAGAGATTGACCAAATTAAAGATTATTATAATGGTTTGCCTACTTGGTATGATGGTAGTGCTAAACTCTTCTCCGAAGATTTTAAAGTACCGGCAACTGCTAAAAAGAATTTCAATAAATATGGATTAGATAAAATATTTACTGATATTAATGAATTAGCGAGATTAACCCAAAAAAGAGAATTTAGAGGCATTAAGTATATTATTGAAGAAATAAGAAAAAGAGCGGAAATTGCAGGGTATGTTGTAACAGAATTAACTGATATAGAATGGGAAACAAATGGTTTTTTAGATTACTTTAGAAATCCAAAACAAGAATATAAGAATATAGTTGATTATAATGGGAAAATTAGTGCTATGTTAGATATCAAAAAAAGAAATTTGTGGACTGCTGAAAAGTTTGTTGCAGAAGTAAAATTAGTTAATAACACTTGTAATCCTATAGAAGGAACTTTAGTTTGGAAAGTGGAGGAGACTGATATAAGTGGCGAATTAAAAGTTAACTTAAATAAATATTCAGTTACAGAATTAAATAATCAGATATCATTTGTGGTTCCAGAAATAGAAGGATCTCAAGCCTTAAGATTAAAATACAGTTTGCAGGTAGGCGAAAAAATAATTGCTAAAAACCAAGAGGAATTAACATTTACTAACAAAGATGCTACTCAGGTAAATGATAAAGTAATTAGTACGGTAAATTTAAACCAGGATTTAACACAAAATTTAAGAGATAATGGTTATCAAATCAAAGAAAACTTTACTTCTTTATGTATTACCTCTAAATTAACTCCTGCAGTTATTAATTACTTGCGCCAAGGAGGGAAAGTAATATTTTTAGCTGAAGAAGGGGCCAAGATCAAAGAAAAAGGAATGATTAACTTTAAAAGGCTTGAAGATGGTGAAAGTTGGGATAAAGCAGCATCATTTAATTATATAAATCCAGATTATTTTAACGAATTACCACTAAATAAAATTTCAGGTTGGGAATTAGCAAATTTGTTTCCTAGCTATACAATCAATAACTTAACTGATATTAAATATGATGTTGTTTTAGCTGGATCATTTAAAGGATGGATTGGGCAATTTGGTGCTTCTTTATTAAAAAGATCTGTAGGTAAAGGAAATTTAATCGTTACTACTTTAAAATTGGCTAAAGAATATAACAACCAACCTATTGGTACCTTATTATTTAATGAGTTAACAGAAATTATATAA